The DNA window TGAAGACTCTGTCGGAGCTCCAGTCGCGACTCATCCTCGCGATGATCTACCCGGCGTTCCTGATCCTCGCGGGCATCGGTGTGACGATCGTGTTCGTCACGATCCTGATTCCCCAGCTCACGCAACTCATCGAGTCGGCGCCGGGCGGGAAACTGCCGGGGCCGATCCAGCTTCTGGTCACGGTGACTGATCACTTCACCGAGTTCTGGTATGTCTATGTGATCCTGATCATCGCGGGGTCGCTGTTCTTCAAGGCTTGGAAGGACAACGAGGTGAACCGTCCGACCTGGGACCGGATCAAGCTGCAGCTGCCGTTGGTGGGGCCGGTGATCTCGAGCCGCTTTTACGTCCAGTTCCTCGAAACGATGGCGAACCTGGTGGGCAACGGCCTGACCTTGCTGCGAGCGCTCGAGTTGTCGCGCGATGCCACGCAGAACCTTTCGCTCCGGACCTCTTTGGATGAAGTGATCGAGCAGGTCGGTGACGGTCGGGCGCTGTCGAAGGCGATGGTCCGGACCGGCAACTTTCCTGCGCTGTTGATCGACATGGTTTCGGTCGGTGAACAGACCGGCAAGATCGACCAGTCGCTGCGGCGTGCGGCCGAGCGTTACGACAAGGAACTCAACAAGGATCTGAGCCGGATCATGGCGCTGATCATGCCGACCATCCTTATCGTGATGGCACTGCTGATCGGGACGATGGCGTATCTGATGATCAACGCGATCTTCCAGACGATCACGAACCTCAATGCGAGGTAGGTCGGAGTGGCGCTTTGCAAGCGCCATGAGTGGGCGCGGCGACCTCTAGGTCGCGCAGGCGGCTGAAGCCGCCATCCCATGGATATGGCGCTTGCAAAGCGCCACTCCTACTTCTGGCTCGCAAGGAATTCGACGAGGTCGCGGATGTCGGCCGGAGGAAGAATCAGTCCCATCGGCGGCATGCTGGACGGCGTCGGATAACCTTCGGCGATTGCAGCCTGCGGATTGAGCAAGGACTCGAGAAGATACTCGCGTTCCTTCGTGCCGGCCTTGTCGAGCGGAGGGCCGACTTCGGAGCCATCCGGACCGATCCGGTGGCACGCGGTGCAGTTCGCCGCGAGGCTGGTGTTGAAAATCTCGGCTCCCCGGTCGGCGTCGCCGCCGTGAAGAAGATGGGCGGACGTCTTCGCGAGGTTGGCCTCCAGCGCGGTGGACTCCACGTTCGAGGCCTTTGCCGCTTCAATGATCTCAAGCAGCAAGCCGGTGTTCGCCGAGCCGTCAATGGCGGATGCCACAAGCGCCTCAATCAGTGGACGGGCCTTTGGTGACTTGAGCTTTCCGAGAAGACGGATGGCGTTCTGGGTCTCGGCGAGCTCTTCGGAAGGAAGAGCAACATTACGGATGTAGCTCAACACAATCTCCGGTTGTTCGCCCGCGATTCCGGAGGCCGCGCCGCTGCGAACCGTCGGGTCGTTCGACTTCATCATCACGATGGCGGTTTGCTTTCTCAAGTCGTCGCCGGTGAGTGAGGCAAAAGCGAGTAGTCGGGTGCCGGCGTCGACCTTCGGATCGGCCGCACGCTTGGCAAGTTGGTCCGGTGTGAGTTTCTCCCCGACCCGGGCGATCGCTTCCGAGGCCGACTTTTTGAGGTCCTTGCCGCCGTCGATTCCGGCGAGGATCACGCCAAGCGCGACGCGCAGGTTCGATGGAAGATCAGACGCGGGGAGATCGACGCGCCGGCCATCGACCGGGTCGAGCGTCAGAGCTGAATCGGCGGAGGATAGTACATCGAGAGCATGCGAACGTAGGGACTCCGGTGCCGAGTTGAGCGCACCGAAGATCGCGAGACGCCGCAGCGCCTGGGGTGTGCCAAGGTGGCGGTTGGCTCCGATGGAGCGACGGATCGCCGCCTCGGGAAGATCCGGACGGGATTCGATGAGCAGCGAAACGGACTCGAGACCGGTCGGAGTCGCCGGGGTGTCGTAGGGGGCGATGCTTGCCTCGGTGGCGATCGACGGATCCTTGTCGCCGAGGTAGCCGGCCAGAACCGCTTCGCGTTCGAGAACTTCCGGATCACGCATGCGTTCTTCCGAGCTGACTGTCGCCGGGCGGACCCGGAAGTGCGTGTCGATGGCGCGATGCAGCGCGATGGCCGCTGCCCTGCGCACGGCAGGTGAGGGATGCTGATGAAGGGTGAGGTCGGCCGGGGTCCCGGCCATCGCCAACGCCATGGTGGCCGAGTGTCGCAGATTGGCGTCGCTGTCGGCGTTCGCGGCGATCAACTCGATCACTTGGGGCAGCAGATCGCGACGTCCGGTCTTGGCCACCGCCATGCAGGCATGAAAACGAACGCGCGCGGAGGAGTCGGCGAGCAGGGGGGCAAGCACGGCATCCTTGGTTGCCGTCTCCGCGACCCACTTCGCCGCTTGTGCACGGACCTCAGGGACTTCGGATTTCGCCAATTCGCCGAACACGTCCGCGTCGAACTTCCCAAGCTGGCTCAGTCCCCAAAGTCCGTGGACGACGGAGAGGGTTTGGCCGGACCGGGCCGCCTGTGTCAGCACATCGGCTTCCTTGCGGCGGGCGAGTTCCCATTGGGCGTCGAGCCGGACGCGTTGGTCGGCGTGACCGAGTCGTTTGAGGAGTTCAGGCGCAGCCACTTTCCCCGGCCCCGCGGCGAGATAGCCCGCGACCTCTTTTCGGATCGGACTGCCCGCTTCCTTCGGATCATCGATGCGCCAGACCGCACCCTTATCGTTGAGGGGGTAGCCACCGGCCCAATCGACGACATAGAGCGCGCCATCCGGGCCGAAACTGCAACCGACGAACGCATCGCCCTCGGCCAGCACGCTGTCGCTCGCAAGGCGGAAACCGGCACCTTCCGGAACCAGCTCCATTGCCATGATCCGTCCCTTTGGAAACTGGGTTAGGAAAAAGCGGTTCCGGTATTTCGGCGAGAGAGCGGTGCCGGGGTTGAAGGCGAAGCCGGCGGGGCCGTCGACATAGTTCTGCAGGGCGGGCAGCCAGGTGGCGGGGCGGTTGTCTCCGTCGGGGAAGCTGATCCGTTCCGCCATCCACGGATTGTAGTCCTTTCCGCGATACTGGTAGTTGACGCGCCAGCCGGTATCGGAGCCCTCGGGGATGAAAACGAGGCGCTCCTTCTCTCCTTTCTGGTCCGAGTCGTTGTCGACACCGAACAGGTTGCCGTAGTCGTCGAATGCGATCTCCTGCACGTTGCGCAGTCCGTGGGCGAAGACCTCGAAGCCGGACCCGTCGGGATAGCAGCGGAGCAGCGCACCTTGTTCGGGATAGAAGAAGCGCGTGCCCTCCTTCGAAACGACATTCAGCGCCTTGTCGCCGATGGTCCAGTAAAGGCGGCCGTCGGGACCCGGCGTGAGACCGTGCATGTCGTGCCCTGCGTAGTTGATGTGGAGGCCGAAGCCGTGGGCGATCGACTCGCGCTGGTCGGCCTTCCCGTCGCCGTCCGTATCGCGGAGTTTCCAGACGTCCGGCGCCACGGTTGCGTAGACGTCCCCGTTCCAGGCCAGCACTCCGGCGGCGATGCCGGTCACTTCGGTGTCGAAGCCATCCGCGAACACGTTCGAGGTCTCGTAAACGCCGTCGCCATCCTTGTCGGTGAGCCGATGGATACGCTCGCTGAATGCGGTGAGGTCCTTCGAATCGATCCTGCCGTCCCGATTGTGGTCCTTGAGCGAGCCATGCTTCTTGAACCGCTCGCTGGTGATCTTCTCGCGGAAGAGCGCAAGCTTGTCGTCGATGCTCTCAAGTCCGAGGTCGTCCTCTCGGAAAAAGCCGACCTCGCGGATGTCGAGGTCCGCCACCTTGCGCCGGGAGGTTTCGGTGACATAGACGGTGCCGTCGGCATCGACACTTACCGATACCGGATTCTTGAGGGCCGGCTGCGAGGCGATCTGGGTCCGGACCAGCCCGTCTGCGCAGGGTTTCGTGACCGGGGCGGCTGGCGCGAAGGGAGCGAGCGCGGTGGCGATCGCGAGGGTTTGAATGAACTTCACAGGAATCGGAACGGCGGGAGAGCCGGTTGGCTATCAATCCCGACGCGTCAGCTCGACAAACACATCCTCGAGCGTGGCGACGCGGCGGTAGAGGGTCCGCATGGACCAGCCGTTCTGGGCGACCAGTTCCTGGATCCGCTCGCGGGCGTCGGTGCCGGAATCGACAAGAATCTCGAACTGGTGCCAGCCGTCCTCGACGCCCTCGTGGGTCACGCGCTTGACGTGGTCGAGGCGCGAGATCGCTCCGGTGACGACTTCCGGGTCGGCCGCGATTTCTGCGATTACCTTGCCGGCGGCGCGCATGCCTTCGACAAGGTTGGTCGGCGTGTCCTGGGCGCGGACGCGGCCGCCATCGATGATGATCACGCGGCCGCAGACCATTTCCACCTCGCTGAGGATGTGGGTGGAAAGGAGGATCGTGTGCTTCTCGCCGAGGCGGCGGATGAGTTCGCGGATCTGGCGGATCTGGTTCGGGTCGAGGCCGTTGGTCGGCTCGTCGAGGATGAGCAGGTCGGGCGAGTGGACCAGGGCGTCGGCAAGGCCGACCCGCTGGCGGAAGCCTTTCGAGAGCACGCGGATCATCTTCCGCCGCACCGTTTCAAGACCGCAGGTCTCGATCACCTCGTTGACCCGGGTCCGTGCGTCGCGGTTCGACAGCCCCTTCAGCCGGGCGCGAAACTTGAGATACTCGCGGACGCGCATGTCGTCGTAGAGGGGCACGTTTTCCGGCATGTAGCCGATCCGGCGGCGGGCGCCGATCGAGTTGCGGAAGACGTCGCAGCCCCCGACCTCGATGCTGCCGGAGGTCGGCGGCAGGTAGCCGGTGAGCATCCGCATCGTGGTCGTCTTGCCGGCGCCGTTGGGTCCGAGAAAGCCGACGATCTCACCCTTGCCGACCGAGAAGGAAACGTCGCGGACGGCGGTATGGCGGGCGAAGCGTTTCGTCAGGTCGCGGACTTCGATCATATTGGGCAGCGGATCTTGATTTTCCGGTGGAAATCGGCCCTGTGCGGTTGACGCAATCGGGCACGCCCCTTACCTAAGCGCTGCGCGTCCGGGGCCAAGCTGTAATTTTCCGCCCGCCCGGCGGCCACTCGAATCCATTGCTCATGAAATCGTCGGTATCCGCCCGCCTGAACGCGGACCTTCTGGAGGAAAAATACGCCCAGTGGAGCGAGGACCCACAGTCGGTCGAGCCGACATGGGCTGCCTTCTTCGAAGGTTTCGAACTCGGGAACGCCCAGCCGAAACGCCGGGGTGCCGAGGAATCCGCACCGGGTGCCGGACCCGCGACCGACCTCGCGTTCTACGGAAAGGTCGTCAGCCTCGTCTACAACTACCGGACGCTCGGTCACACGCAGGCCGACATCAACCCGATCGGCGAGCCCGAGCGGAACCCGCGTTTGGAACTCGACCAGTTCGGCTTCACCGAGGCCGATCTCGACCGCGAGGCGTCGAACCCATTCTTCCGCAACGGCGAGAAGATGAAGCTGCGCGAGATGATCGCGGCGATGGAGAAGACCTACTCGGGCTACATCGGCTTCGAGTTCATGCACATTCACAACACGACGGTGCGCCACTGGGTCCGCGAGCGGATCGAGCAGCACGCGCGTCGTGAGGCGGACCCTTCCGATCGCAAAGTCCAGGCGCTGAAGTGGCTGCTCGAGTCCGAGTCGTTCGAAAGTTTCCTCGGCAAGAAGTTCCTCGGTGAGAAGCGCTTCTCGCTGGAGGGTGGCGAGGGCTCGATGGTGATCCTCAACGCGATCCTCGGCGCTTGCCCCGGGTCGGAGGTCCTCGAGATCGAAATGGGCATGGCACACCGCGGCCGGCTCAACGTGCTGGCGAACTTCGTCGCCAAGTCGCTGCCGACAATCCTCTACGAGTTCACGCCGAACTACGTTCCCGACCTCGTGGCCGGCGACGGCGACGTGAAGTACCACCTCGGCTACGAGAGTGTCCGCCAGCTTCCGGACGGTGAAGTGCGCGTCAGTCTCGCGGCGAACCCGAGCCACCTCGAGGCCGTCAATCCGGTTGTCGAAGGCAAGGCCCGCGCCCGTCAGCGCCTGATCGGCGATGACGGCGTGAAGACCGACCGCAAGCGCGTCCTGCCGATCCTGATGCACGGCGATGCAGCTTTCGCCGGTCAGGGTTCGGTCGCCGAGCTGCTCAACCTTTCCCAGCTTCCTGGCTACCGGACCGGTGGAACGATCCACATCATCGTCAATAACCAGATCGGTTTCACCACGATGCCGGCCGACGCCCGCTCCTCGTCGTACGCGACCGACGTGGCGAAGATGATCGAGGCGCCGATCCTTCACGTTAATGGAGAGGAACCGATGGAGCTGTTCTGGGCCGGCCTGTTCGCCCTGGAGTTCCGCCAGCGCTTCGGTCGCGACATCGTGCTCGACATGTATTGCTACCGTCGGCAGGGCCACAACGAGACCGACCAGGCCGCATTCACGCAGCCGCACATCTACCGCAAGCTTCAGGGCCGCGACACGGTCGGACAGCTCTACAAGAAGAAGCTGGTTGCCGAAGGCGTGCTTGATGATGCCTCGGCTACCGCGATCGAGGAGGAGATCTGGAACCGCCTTGAGGCCGGCCACCAGAAGATGCTCGAGTACGAGGAGAAGGGTGACCGCACCGTGTTCAGCGGATCGACCGCCGTCGCGCAGGACGAATACACGAACGCTCCCGTGCCGACCGGCGTGGCCCGCACCACGATCGAGCACGTTGGCAAGGTTCTGACGACGGTTCCTGAGGGCTTCCATCTCCACCCGACACTCGCCAAGCGCTTCGTCCCGCGCCGGATCGAGGCCCTTGAGAACGGCGGGCCGGTCGATTGGGCGTTCGCCGAGTCGCTTGCTTGGGGTGCCCTGCTGATGGAAGGGCACCAGGTCCGTCTTTCCGGTCAGGACTGCCGACGCGGCACCTTTTCGCAGCGCCACGCGGTTTTCTACGATTCCGAAAGCCGCGAGCGCTACATCCCGCTGCAGAACCTCGGCGAGGACCAGGCCAAGTTCTGCGTTTACAACTCGCTGCTGTCGGAGATGGCGGTGCTCGGCTTCGACTACGGTTATTCGCTCGGGGCACCGAACATGCTCACGATGTGGGAGGCCCAGTTCGGTGACTTCTCGAACGGCGCCCAGGTGATCATCGACCAGTTCATCTCCTCGGCCGAGTCGAAGTGGCAGACACCGTCCGATCTCGTGCTGCTGCTTCCCCATGGCTACGAAGGCATGGGACCGGAGCACTCGAGCGCGCGACTTGAGCGCTTCCTGCAGCTGTGCGCGGAAAAGAACATGGTTGTCGGCAACTTCACGACGCCCGCCCAGTACTTCCACGCGCTGCGCCGCCAGAAGAAGCGCTCGTTCCGCAAGCCGATGATCGTGATGACTCCGAAGAGTCTGCTGACGCGGGCCGAGGCGGTCTCCAGGATCGACGACTTCCTCGAGGGCTCCTGTTTCCAAGAGGTGCTTCCTGATCCGAAGCAGTTCGACGATCCGTCGGTGGTCAACCGCATCGTCTTCTGCACCGGCAAGGTCTTCTACGACCTGCTCGCCTACCGCAACGAGAACGAGATCAACAACACCGCGATCATCCGCATCGAGCAGCTCTATCCGTTCCACGACGAGATGGTCGAGGCGCTGATCAGCCAGTTCCCGAATGCCGCGAAGTTTGTCTGGTGCCAGGAAGAACCGCTCAACATGGGCGCCTGGTCCTACATCTTCCCGCGCATCGAGAAGGTGATCGACCGCCGGGTCCGCTATGCCGGTCGCGGCCGCGCCTCGAGCCCCGCCGCCGGATCGAAAGCGATGCACTATCGCGAGCAGAAGAGCCTGATCGAACGCGCGTTCTCGGTCTGATCCCCAGTTTCCATTTCCCCATTCTCCATGGCTACCGAAGTCAAAGTCCCCGCCGCCGGCGAATCCATCACCTCCGCCAACGTCGCCACCTGGCACAAGAAGGACGGCGAGTCCGTTGCCAAGGGCGACACCCTCGTCACTCTTGAAACCGACAAGGTCTCGAACGAGCTCACCGCCGATGTGGCCGGAGTGCTCAAGATCCTGGTCGAGGAAGGCGAAGAGGTTGGCATCGGCGCGGTGATCGCCGAGATCGACGAATCCGCCGCGGCGGAAAGCGCGCCTGCTGAGGCGCCCGCACCTGCGGCATCGTCGGATGATGAAGCTCCGGCGCCTCAGGAAGGTGGCAGCGGCGAGGTCATCGACGTGAAAGTGCCCGCCGCGGGCGAGTCGATCACGTCGGCCAACGTGGCGGCATGGCAGAAGAAGGATGGCGACTCGGTGAGCAAGGGTGACGTGCTCGTGACTTTGGAGACTGACAAGGTTTCGACCGAGCTGGAGGCCGAGGAATCGGGCCGGCTCGAGGTAATTGTGCCCGAGGGCGAGGAGGTGACGATCGGAACGGTCATCGCGCGCATCACCGTGGGCGCATCCGGAAGCTCGGCCGCGCCTGCGGCGAAGCCCGCTGCCGCCAAAGAGGAGCCGAAGGCCGCGCCCCAGCCGGAGCCGAAGAAGAAAGCCGCGCCCGCCAAGCCGGACTTCAAGGTTCTGAATTCACCGGCCGAACGACCCGACACCACGCCGGTTCAGGAAGGTCGCACCACGCGCCGCAAAATGAGCATGCTGCGGCGGAAGATTTCGACGCACCTCGTCAATGCCCAGCAGACCGCCGCGATCCTGACGACCTTCAACGAGGCCGATATGTCGCAGGTGATGGGGCTCCGCAAGAGCGTGCAGGAGGAGTTCATCGCCAAGCACGGCGTGAAACTCGGCTTCATGTCGTTCTTCGTGAAGGCCGTCGTCCAGGCGCTCAAGGACGTGCCGCAGGTCAACGCATCGATCGAGGGCACCGACATCATCGAGAACCATTTCTACGACATCGGTGTGGCGATCGGCACCGAGAAGGGCCTCGTGGTTCCGGTGCTCCGGGACTGTGACAAGAAGAGCTTCGCCGAAATCGAGTCGGACATCATTGGCTACGCGATGAAGGCCAAGGAAGGGAAGATCCAGATCGAGGATCTGCAAGGTGGCGTTTTCACCATTTCCAATGGCGGCACCTACGGGTCGCTGCTCAGTACTCCGATTCTCAATCCTCCCCAGAGCGGCATTCTCGGGATGCACACGATCCAGCAGCGTCCGATCGCGGTGAATGGCAAGGTCGAGATCCGTCCGATGATGTATCTCGCGCTCAGCTACGATCACCGCCTGGTCGATGGCAAGGAGGCCGTGACGTTCCTGATCCGCATCAAGGACTGCATTGAGAATCCGACGCGCCTGATGCTGGAGATGTGACCTGCGGCTCTGGTCGCACTGTCCAGATGTCGACCGACTTCAGGGCAGGAACCGCCGCGGCACGAAGAGCGCGGCGGTGAGCAGGATGCCGAGGGTCCAGAAGAGGAAGCCGGCTGGGAAGAAGTAGGGGTAGACGGCGAGGCATCCGCCTACGAGGCCGGCATACCACTCGCGCTTCAGTTTGGCGTAGCCGATCGAAATGGTCGCGATGCTGCCAAAAAGGATCCACCCGAGAACGAGCGAGGTGGCGGGCATCGCAAAGGCTAGCGTCAGCAGTCGCATTTCGGGTAAATTAGCATTCCGAAGACCTTAGGAAAAGGGGAGAAACCGGAGGGCGGGCGTGGCGGTTTTCTCAAGACAAAGGCGCTGTCTTCCCGTCCACCGACGACTGAAATCGGCCTTGGCGGGCCGGGGTGGGGGAAGCAGGTTCGGGGCGTGACGAAGAGCCGCTTCCGCCCGTGCATCGATCTCCACCAAGGGAAGGTCAAACAGATCGTGGGCGGAACGCTGCGCGACGACGGTCCGGGTCCGAAGGAGAACTTCGTCTCGGAACTCGGGGCGGGGGACTTCGCGAAGAAGTTTCGCGATGACCGGCTCACCGGCGGGCACGTGATCAAGCTGGGACCCGGTAACGACGAGGCGGCTCGCGAGGCGCTGGCTGCCTGGCCGGGAGGGATGCAGATCGGTGGCGGGATCCACGTCGACAACGCGCAGGAGTGGCTCGACGCCGGCGCGTCGCATGTGATCGTCACGTCATGGCTCTTCGATGATGGTGTCCGGCTATCGGACGACAAGGTCCGGCTGTTGGCCGAACGGATCGGGCCGGAGAGACTGGTGATCGACCTTTCCTGTCGGCGCGACGGCGACGGCTGGACGGTTGCCACGAACCGCTGGCAAACCCTGACCGACCTGAAGGTGGATGAGTGTTCCCTCGATCGGCTGGCGCCGTTTTGCGATGAGTTCCTGATCCACGCCGCCGATGTCGAAGGGCTTTGCGGCGGAATCGATCACCAACTGGTTGAACTGCTCGGAAGCTGGGGCGGCAAGCCGGTCACCTACGCCGGCGGAGCGTCATCGATGCAGGATCTCGAGTCGATCGACCTGCTGGGCGGAGGTCGGGTCGATGTCACGGTCGGCTCGGCTCTCGATCTGTTCGGGGGTGACAAGCTCTGCTACCGCGACCTCGTCGAGTGGAACTGTCGCTGACCCTCCGTTCTGAGGGTTTGCGGCCTGCGCCGGTTCGCGCTTGAGTGGTGGCATGGAACGTAAACGTGCCAGGAGTTTCCTCCCGGAGGGATTCGAGCTTGAGGACGACCTTGCCGACCAGCTGAGCAACCGGTCGGGCGGTCAGCGCTACGTCGAGGGCGAGACCGAAGCGCTGATGATTCTCCATGAGGTTCCGCAGCCGAAGATTCCGGAGCGCGAGCCGATCGTGTTCTGGCGCAAGGGCTCGGGAAAGTGGCACGGGCCCGACGGGGAGGAGAGTCTGCGGGGAATTTCCCGTCTTCTCGACCGGTATCAGGAGGCCATCGACCGTCACGAGGCGACGATCGACGAGACCGAGGAGATCACCGAAGTGTTCTCGATCATCCGGCACGCCGGGCCGATTGCCCGGGCGACGCGGAACATGGCCACGGTGCTTGAGAAAGCGGCGGAGGCCGATGAGGACAACCGCACGTTGCGCGGGCACCGTGATCGTGTGCGGGACCTCCAGCGCGCGGCGGAGCTTCTCTATCAGGACGCGAAGCTGACACTCGACTTCTGGCAGGCGGAGAGCGCGGAGGAACATCAGCAGGCCGCCGAACGTTCCAACGTGATCGCGTTCCGGCTCAATCTGATGGCCGGGTTCTTCCTGCCATTGGTGGCCGTCGCCGGGCTGTTGGGAATGAACGTGGCCATCCCGGATTTCCTGATGCCGTGGTTCTGGGCGATCATCTCGAGCGGGTTGGTCCTCGGCCTGATCGTTCTGTTCATCGTCGGATGGGAGGGGGTTCGCCGGAACAAGAAATGACGGGGCTCTGGATCCTCCTGGGCGGAGTTGCCGCGGTGGTCGCACTTGTGGTATGGAGCGCGTCCCGCAAACGGCGGTATCGCGCATCACTCAGGGCGGCGGGGCTATCGGCGTCCGAATCAGAGCGGGTGGGAGAGATGTTTCCGCTGTGGCGGAAAGTGCCGGATGAAACGCGGGGGCTGGCGGCAGGCTGGATGCGTGTATTTCTGGATGAGAAGCGTTTCGAGGCCTGTGGCGGGTTGGCGGAAGTGACTGCGGATATGAAGCTGGCGGTTGCGGCGCCGGCATGTTTGCTGATCGCCCACCGACCTCAGGATTACTACGAGAAGCTTCGTAGTATTCTGATCTACCCGGATGCGTACCGCGATGTGAGCGGCGAGGATGTCCGCTTGGGGGAATCGTGGGGGACCGGGAGCGTGGTGCTTTCGTGGAAGAGCGTGATCGCCGGAGAGAGCAATCCCGAGGACGGCCTGAACGTGGTGCTGCACGAGTTCGCGCATCAACTCGACCAGGAAGACGGAGCGGCCGACGGGGTGCCGGATTTCGAGGATCCTCTCGACTACGGGCGATGGTCGCGTGCGTTCGCGCCGGCCTACGAAGCCTTCTGCGAGCGGGTGAACGCCGGGAAGAGAACGGTCCTCGATGCCTACGGCGGAGAGAGCCCGGCGGAGTTCTTCGCCGTTGCGACCGAGACTTTCTTCGAACGGCCGAAAGCGCTGCGGGAGGAGGAGCCCGAAATCTACGAGCAACTGCAGCGGTTCTATGGAATGGATCCGTCCGGCTGGTAGGTGCTTCCGGGCTTGCGGTGGGCCGGTGACTCAGGGAGGCTGTTGCACAACGTCATGGCGCATTGGTACTACGGAGTCGCGGGAAACCAGAAAGGGCCCGTTGAGGAACACGAAATCCGGGCGATGCTCGCCGCGGGCCAGATCAACTCCTCGACCATTGTCTGGCGCGAAGGAATGGATACCTGGAAGCCGATCTCCGAGGTGCCGGAGTGGTCCGGCCAGGTCCTCTCCCCTCAAGCGTCGCCCT is part of the Haloferula helveola genome and encodes:
- a CDS encoding 2-oxoglutarate dehydrogenase E1 component, whose product is MKSSVSARLNADLLEEKYAQWSEDPQSVEPTWAAFFEGFELGNAQPKRRGAEESAPGAGPATDLAFYGKVVSLVYNYRTLGHTQADINPIGEPERNPRLELDQFGFTEADLDREASNPFFRNGEKMKLREMIAAMEKTYSGYIGFEFMHIHNTTVRHWVRERIEQHARREADPSDRKVQALKWLLESESFESFLGKKFLGEKRFSLEGGEGSMVILNAILGACPGSEVLEIEMGMAHRGRLNVLANFVAKSLPTILYEFTPNYVPDLVAGDGDVKYHLGYESVRQLPDGEVRVSLAANPSHLEAVNPVVEGKARARQRLIGDDGVKTDRKRVLPILMHGDAAFAGQGSVAELLNLSQLPGYRTGGTIHIIVNNQIGFTTMPADARSSSYATDVAKMIEAPILHVNGEEPMELFWAGLFALEFRQRFGRDIVLDMYCYRRQGHNETDQAAFTQPHIYRKLQGRDTVGQLYKKKLVAEGVLDDASATAIEEEIWNRLEAGHQKMLEYEEKGDRTVFSGSTAVAQDEYTNAPVPTGVARTTIEHVGKVLTTVPEGFHLHPTLAKRFVPRRIEALENGGPVDWAFAESLAWGALLMEGHQVRLSGQDCRRGTFSQRHAVFYDSESRERYIPLQNLGEDQAKFCVYNSLLSEMAVLGFDYGYSLGAPNMLTMWEAQFGDFSNGAQVIIDQFISSAESKWQTPSDLVLLLPHGYEGMGPEHSSARLERFLQLCAEKNMVVGNFTTPAQYFHALRRQKKRSFRKPMIVMTPKSLLTRAEAVSRIDDFLEGSCFQEVLPDPKQFDDPSVVNRIVFCTGKVFYDLLAYRNENEINNTAIIRIEQLYPFHDEMVEALISQFPNAAKFVWCQEEPLNMGAWSYIFPRIEKVIDRRVRYAGRGRASSPAAGSKAMHYREQKSLIERAFSV
- a CDS encoding ABC transporter ATP-binding protein is translated as MIEVRDLTKRFARHTAVRDVSFSVGKGEIVGFLGPNGAGKTTTMRMLTGYLPPTSGSIEVGGCDVFRNSIGARRRIGYMPENVPLYDDMRVREYLKFRARLKGLSNRDARTRVNEVIETCGLETVRRKMIRVLSKGFRQRVGLADALVHSPDLLILDEPTNGLDPNQIRQIRELIRRLGEKHTILLSTHILSEVEMVCGRVIIIDGGRVRAQDTPTNLVEGMRAAGKVIAEIAADPEVVTGAISRLDHVKRVTHEGVEDGWHQFEILVDSGTDARERIQELVAQNGWSMRTLYRRVATLEDVFVELTRRD
- the sucB gene encoding dihydrolipoyllysine-residue succinyltransferase, with product MATEVKVPAAGESITSANVATWHKKDGESVAKGDTLVTLETDKVSNELTADVAGVLKILVEEGEEVGIGAVIAEIDESAAAESAPAEAPAPAASSDDEAPAPQEGGSGEVIDVKVPAAGESITSANVAAWQKKDGDSVSKGDVLVTLETDKVSTELEAEESGRLEVIVPEGEEVTIGTVIARITVGASGSSAAPAAKPAAAKEEPKAAPQPEPKKKAAPAKPDFKVLNSPAERPDTTPVQEGRTTRRKMSMLRRKISTHLVNAQQTAAILTTFNEADMSQVMGLRKSVQEEFIAKHGVKLGFMSFFVKAVVQALKDVPQVNASIEGTDIIENHFYDIGVAIGTEKGLVVPVLRDCDKKSFAEIESDIIGYAMKAKEGKIQIEDLQGGVFTISNGGTYGSLLSTPILNPPQSGILGMHTIQQRPIAVNGKVEIRPMMYLALSYDHRLVDGKEAVTFLIRIKDCIENPTRLMLEM
- a CDS encoding PVC-type heme-binding CxxCH protein; protein product: MKFIQTLAIATALAPFAPAAPVTKPCADGLVRTQIASQPALKNPVSVSVDADGTVYVTETSRRKVADLDIREVGFFREDDLGLESIDDKLALFREKITSERFKKHGSLKDHNRDGRIDSKDLTAFSERIHRLTDKDGDGVYETSNVFADGFDTEVTGIAAGVLAWNGDVYATVAPDVWKLRDTDGDGKADQRESIAHGFGLHINYAGHDMHGLTPGPDGRLYWTIGDKALNVVSKEGTRFFYPEQGALLRCYPDGSGFEVFAHGLRNVQEIAFDDYGNLFGVDNDSDQKGEKERLVFIPEGSDTGWRVNYQYRGKDYNPWMAERISFPDGDNRPATWLPALQNYVDGPAGFAFNPGTALSPKYRNRFFLTQFPKGRIMAMELVPEGAGFRLASDSVLAEGDAFVGCSFGPDGALYVVDWAGGYPLNDKGAVWRIDDPKEAGSPIRKEVAGYLAAGPGKVAAPELLKRLGHADQRVRLDAQWELARRKEADVLTQAARSGQTLSVVHGLWGLSQLGKFDADVFGELAKSEVPEVRAQAAKWVAETATKDAVLAPLLADSSARVRFHACMAVAKTGRRDLLPQVIELIAANADSDANLRHSATMALAMAGTPADLTLHQHPSPAVRRAAAIALHRAIDTHFRVRPATVSSEERMRDPEVLEREAVLAGYLGDKDPSIATEASIAPYDTPATPTGLESVSLLIESRPDLPEAAIRRSIGANRHLGTPQALRRLAIFGALNSAPESLRSHALDVLSSADSALTLDPVDGRRVDLPASDLPSNLRVALGVILAGIDGGKDLKKSASEAIARVGEKLTPDQLAKRAADPKVDAGTRLLAFASLTGDDLRKQTAIVMMKSNDPTVRSGAASGIAGEQPEIVLSYIRNVALPSEELAETQNAIRLLGKLKSPKARPLIEALVASAIDGSANTGLLLEIIEAAKASNVESTALEANLAKTSAHLLHGGDADRGAEIFNTSLAANCTACHRIGPDGSEVGPPLDKAGTKEREYLLESLLNPQAAIAEGYPTPSSMPPMGLILPPADIRDLVEFLASQK
- a CDS encoding type II secretion system F family protein, translated to MPAFSYKALSPGGAIQTGQLDAGDRNEALRLLDRKGLQPVSLKQAAADVPQRGKKSAKADAAPRAKARPEISEDGSGGVKLKRAEVVLFTEELADMLAAGLQLEPALRAMENRQELGSLKEVAERIRHLVRDGTNFSVALKRVSPSFGPLYCSLAAAGEASGALDTILRRQAHYLKTLSELQSRLILAMIYPAFLILAGIGVTIVFVTILIPQLTQLIESAPGGKLPGPIQLLVTVTDHFTEFWYVYVILIIAGSLFFKAWKDNEVNRPTWDRIKLQLPLVGPVISSRFYVQFLETMANLVGNGLTLLRALELSRDATQNLSLRTSLDEVIEQVGDGRALSKAMVRTGNFPALLIDMVSVGEQTGKIDQSLRRAAERYDKELNKDLSRIMALIMPTILIVMALLIGTMAYLMINAIFQTITNLNAR